GTGTCTTGTTGTCATAGGGACCCCTGTCTTTCCCAACTGTTAATGAGACCCTAACCATTCAATAGACAGTCTAGCTGTCAGTGTAGCTGTTTCCTCTGTGTCCCACTAGTAGGTTGCCCCCTTCTAGGCCACGGGGCAGAGGTTGTGGAGCAGCTGCCCAGGCCCGTCCCATTGGACTAGCCAGATGACGGCATGGTGCAAAAGCAGATGGTGATGCTGGGATTGTCTTGTGCTCTTCAGAGGTGGCATGGGGATGGCACAGAGGTTTTCCGCATGGCTGCCCCGAGACAAGCTTCTCCCTGAACGGCAAGCCTGTGCAATTACCATCCTAGCAGGAGGTCCTGCAACTCCTATTCAACCTCAGAGAATGTACGACAAAATACAGGCCACACCAGCTGGCAAACTGCACACCGGCTCTACCTCAAAGAAGATGAACACATCTTTTTCAAACACATTTCCTAGAGACACTATATAGACtatgcttaaaaaaataatagcaGAAGGACAAAACAGATTCATGAGGAAAGTGGAAATACTCGCCTGGTTCCTACAGGCGTTTATCTTTGTATGAACCTTACAGTTAATCTAAGATGACAGCACCACACGCCAGAGTTTCCTTCCTACTGAGATAATCTAAATGATAATGTCATCTGTCACTTTGTCCATAAAATGATTTATCCCCTTTCTCAGATGGAGGTTTGGGGGATGAAGGTTACCGGGTGCACTGATGAGTTTACAGAACTGGGTTGATGACACAAGCCATTTCAATGTGCGGCCATACTCTGCAACCAACAGGAGAAGGTTAAAATCTTTCCTTTCAAGGGCCTCAATCAGGCTTAAAGGAAAACAGTAATCACTGTCTTTCAGCTAGTCCCGGCCGTGCTCGTCAGCCCTTTCCCTGGTGAGGCAGCCAGAGCAATCAACCTGCCAGGCATTAGGAGCGGACAGACAATCTGAAAATAAAGGGTATAATGCACCTGCCAGCCAAAATGGCCATTTGGAGAAAAGCTAGTGATCCTGGTGACCCCACTGgggatgtgcgtgtgtgtggggtgggtgggtgggggggaaTAGCAAGGGTGGGTGGGTTGCATTTAACAGAATTCACACGGATCAGCAATGTCCCATACGCTGACACCTCCTCTCAAAGCTGCAAAGCAGGTCCAATTACGGCTTTTGTACCACTTAAGacataaaagcttttttttgtatgtagtGGTGGTGGGGGAGTAATCACAAGTCTTCCTCAATAGACAATATATTAATGCAAACATGGCGTTTGGCCAGTGGTGAGCAACTACAAAACTAAATGACCTTGCAGGTGGCATCCGCGTTCTATACGCACAGACACACCAAGGCTGTGACTTCAGCATGTGCAACATGAAGCCCAATAATGAAACCATAGAAGACAAATTTCCACCAATTCACACGTACATCTGAACTATCATTTCTTGTATGCTGAAATAGACCTCTTCTAGTACCAGCGTACAAAAAGCCTTTCCAAAGTGTGTAGTTGCATCTAGTAGTgcagcaaataaaaacatcagcaaaccctattacatgaacaataacaaaaaacaaattgcaTAGGTGCTGAAAtcatacacagaaaaaaaaggggagaaTATTCTCAATTTTTTTATTCCAAATGATTAGCTACTGTATGAGAGAAGGATACAACAGATATTTAAGGGTACTAATCATCAAGTGCATAAAAGCTGACCACAATTACAAGTGGCACTTCAAACAAGAAGACCATTAAGGGCTTTTGTGATTAAAAGTTTTGACCTGCCTCTGAATTCATCGTGATTAAAACAATCACATTCAATTAAATATTAGATTTACTAAACTGCTCTGCATACTTATATTCCTGACGAGCCTTTTTGAAATGCTGTACTAGACGAACCAGTCCAGCCCTCCCCCTCCACCCCACACGTACTCCCAAACCTCCAACCTTCCACAATATCTTATGCCATAATTACAGCCTCTTGTTGAGGAGTGCATACTGATGCTGCATATTACCTACTAGTGCAATCTGGGAATCGTGCAGCGGTGGCATATTCGACAATCTAATGGCTTAAACTAACAAATTTTCTGAAGCTACCTACAGATGGAAAAAATTAATCTCCAATGCACTGAATGTGGGGCAGGCagtgcttttaaaaataatgtgggtttttttattaggcagaaaaaaacattgtaTAATTTCTATGTCCTTTCCACTTTGTCTATgtgcacttgttttttttttaggcttttgcCAGGTAGTTTGGCTCAAGCATTTTGTGGAGAGCTCGCCACTGTTCTTCAGTGTGTCACTGCTTTCTCATGTAATCTCAGACTGACCCCACGATGCTGAAATCAGCTCTCTGTGGGTGCCTGATCAGCTGCATGGCTCGTTGTCATAGACGACAGAGCCGTGTAGCTGTGTGTTTGGGGTGGCTGTGATGTAGAAATATGCATGTGGGAGCCAAACAGATGTTTTCCTGAAGGTACTGTGTAATGAATAAAAATCTCAACAGCTAATATGCCTTGAAacatttgcacagtgctgtTCACTGTTTAATTCCCAAAAGCTGGGATTAATTATAAGAAGACAGTACATTTTCTTCTTCGGCTGCCCTCTTTAGAGCTCCCCACCGAGGATCACCTGCCTCTATTTCACCCTATCCTTTGCATCCTTGTCTTCCTTCACTATATCCAAGAACCCTCTCTCTGGGCTTCCACTTTTCCACcagcctggcagctccatcatcaacatcctttgtcctaCATATCCACTATGCCTCCTGTGCACATGTCTCTAAAATGCTGAgtctgagctgtccctctgatctACTCCCTCACATACTGACCCTCCTGGTCACTCCCAacagaattaataagaaaaggaaatcaaatatttaaaaaatggaagTGATCCTTATACGAGCACAGGTATCAAGAGTTTTTTCATACACCAAGAAAACGAGTATCCAGTTGTTCTTGAGTGATATACTATTCTCATTTCCAACTATTTTAAAATGTGGATGGCTTCTCCTGGACTGCTCAGAGGACATTCTATGTGCCAATGGGGCAGGTGatcttaaaatcttttactCCTTTTTCCGAGGTGTCTCACTGACACTGTGGGAACCCTCAGTTTGGAGCAGCCAGGGCATGGCAGCCGCTACCCTCTAATGCCACCGCCTGCTGACCTTGAGAGTGCTGCGGCGTTGCTTCCTTTTGACAACATGATAAATCGCTCAATCAGAAACCAGGCCTGACGCCACCCCACACATCAGAAATGCGCCAAGGGGAGCAAGCTGGGAAGGGGATGCCGTCTCATCGAGTGCCAGAAGTGATGGTGTGAAAATGCACAATGTCACTGAGTGTGTTTTGTTATGTGCCTGCTCGGTGAAGGGAGAAGACAGGGAAGCGAGGGAGTTGATGAAATGATTACATAGTGGCAGAGAGGGGAAGGGGGGCCCCAGTGTTGAACAGCTGGCAGAAACCATCGTTGTTTAACACAGTTTTACAATGCCCAGTAGAGTCCAGCGTAAAGAGCGATGAGGAACACTGGGATGCTCTTCGTCCTTCACTAGTTCCGCTTGTAGTTTTCCACAAAATCACACAATTTTATCTTACTCGAGCTGCATGCCACCTCAGAATTTTCTACACGTCACCTGATTAGACCACACAACCGACACTCGGTACACTTTTAAAATCCTAACCAGGCTTTCAGGGATGCTTAAAACACATGTTAGCTGGTGCAAATCATTTGAGAaatcagcttaaaaaaaaagaaagaaaaaaaaagatagtggCTATGAGTGACGGTACAAAACAACTATCCTAATCAGGATTTCAGTCGAGCATATTACTCACCATCAGTcattagaaaaatcaaccgagaaCAAGAAGCatgaccaaaaatattgcaTATTTGATGGAACATGTGCTCACCATGTGAATTTTAGTAAAAAACCCAAATATTCTCTTCGTCCAACCACATGAAAGCTTTGCTGCAGCAATTACATACATATTGACACGCTTCAGAGAGAATGAGCCGTCCTATGCACAGCATTTCATATCTTCCCTTCCAATCTCATTTCTCCTTCCTGTCACAGGCTTTCTCATCCTGCTCATTAATTATACCAAAGCAGCATTGGCTGGAAGGTTCAGAGGAGCAGAGCTTGTCAGAATCTAATCCCTGCCCTAACTTCTTATGTTTCCTGGgcctcatttttccttttctttcatctCAGTAAAATCAAATCTCTTGCACTtgttcacttctgctctcagaGAGACCCTGTTAAGAAGAATGATATGATATAATCCATGCAGGCACGCAGTTATGTACATGCGCACACATTTGACTGCGTTTTTCAACATTAACCTATAACACTTCATGAGTCACCTTCTTTCGCCTGAGTAATGGTCTGGGTCTCTTTCGTGTAGGACACAATTTCACGTGGTGGGAAGTCCACTTGTGTAACTTTGGCCATCCCCAGTTTTGGAGTTACACGCCTAAAAGGAAAGAACAACTCAAGTTTTGCACAAAATCGCAGTGAAAGAGACagtaaagacaaaaacatacaACACAGTGCTACATCTATAACCACTCTCACCTCCTTGCAAGTGGGATCTTTTGCTGATTAAAGTGAGTAAATTAGTCGTTTATGGGATTGCAACGACTTCATATTAGTTTTTAAAACTATGTAAATAATTAAAAGGTTTTGTCTCACCATTCCTGCATGCATCCCTACATGGTTTTCCTGATCTGTCTTAACTGAATAATGACTTTGAAAGACAAAGTAATCATGCCATAGATTGAGAGAAGGGAAAATGACCaggaaaggagagaagagaGTGTCCAGTACCCCAGCTCAGAATCAGAGTGAAGTTGAAGAGTGGACGGGTCAGAGTCCCAATGCAGATTCCTGGTTAGTGTCACAGCAACAAGGCAGCATTAGTGAGAGAGAAACAGGCGAGCACAAATGAGGAGAGGAAATAAAGTTAGCATTATGGCACATAACAAACATGCTGATTGAATCCTAGGTCACAATTAAAATCATTCTGCATATCCAAACACCCAAAAAATGAGTTTTCTTTATTACAAATTAAGCTTGAATCTGTTTACATAAACCCAGAGATGGAAAAATGTATCTGCTTAAAATGCATGGGCACACAGACCCTGTGTGCGATGGCACAGGGTGTAATGTTCAGGCCGAACTGTGTCACACCAAAGCACTGAGTGCTGTGCcgacagagggggggggagagagagaacccTCAGGGAGAAAACATGACCTCCATGTGTGTAGGAAATGGCCATGCTGGTGAGGGAAATGAGTCAACACGTAGGGGGAACAACTCACTGGGTCTGATGGGACACTGGGGGAGCTTGAGTTTCAGCACTGGGAAGGGGCTCTAATTAGGGGTTAAGAAGTCCCCCAGGCGTCACAGCAGCCTGCTGCTTTATTGTTAATTTAGGATTGTTCTAATTCGATGGCacacaaatgaaataaacatgCACTCAGTTGGCAGGAATTCGTCATCGTTCACTGTAATGATGTAGGACTTTGTAAAATGTTTTAACTCAGCTGCTGTTAATGCAATTGTGCTTAACAGGTATTCATAAGCTTTGTTTATAGAGTTTGAAAGTAATGCCAAGCATAAGAAAGCAGAACAGACAAGCTTCTTTATGTTGTTTTCAAAATGCTTCACAACTAATTTGCTGCAAAACAGTTCTGCAATTTAAGCTGTGACAAAGACACTGGAAACATACATTGCAGATATAAGCATAACAGTTAAAAAGAATGCTGAAGTAAAAAGCAAGGTAGAATCAACAAAGTACCAAGCATTTGATTATTATTCCTCAGGTAGAAACAGTTTTGGCCTTTCCCCCCCCTGAAATAGGGACGTCTGCACTGTTTATGCACTTGTCAAGTACTGTACAAGTGCAGATTGTGAGACAGTGTGTGTACCTGGGTCCCACAGCTCCATCAGAGTCCTGGCTCCCTGCATCACTCGGTGTGCCCGCAGATTTGGCAGTTGGAGAAATGGGAGGAGGGACTacacaggcagacagacagtaATCATCAGTAAACTGTTTATAGCAGtacaatacaatataaatgtctctgtgtaaagcaagaaaaatgcaCAAATCTAAATAATAAACGTAAACTCTTGCAAGCTCAAGCCATGTTGGGAAAGGAGATTTCAGCACAATTGTACTGTCTTCATCAATTAAATCATatgcaagacaaaaaaaatacaattaaaaactAGCAGTATCAAAAATACAACCATGATTGTTTTGAATGTCTTACTTGGGTCCGTCTGCAAACTCTGATAGATTTTTATATGGATCTCTTCTGCCATCTGCTGTTAGCAATATGACCATGCTCTAAAAACCACTGTGTGTATACTAGTATATTTttggaaatgtttcatttttatccATCCTTCCacttattatcatcatcatcatcatcatcatctagtGAGGCTCATGTTTGACAAGCTATTTACACAAACTCATCATAGTAATAATATCATGATTAGCCTCATCTTCCAGGCAACTGGATTTAGTTTTGCCACAATTTTCATAGTCACAGCTCAGAAAATGTCTAATATAAAGCTACAAAAGAACAGTGACACATTTGTGTTACTTCAGATCTGTACTCCAGCATATTTGATACGAAATAACTGTAATGGCCACCACATGAAAATGAGACTATTATGGTGGCGTTTTCTCGCATCCATCAGCATCGAGAAGTATaacatttctttcttatttttaaaacgtTAATCCAATTTTAGGAGTCAGCACAACCATTacagacaaaaatgaatgaaatgtttATTAAGTAGTCCAAAGTATGCTGCATCTATGCACAAAATCAAGTGATTTAATATGACTATTAATGAAGATTGCAGTGCTTAGAAACTGAAATtttatatcatttatttattacccCAAATATTCTGGTGTGAGTGATGTGGAATGAAAAAAGCTGATTTCTGCACTGCTCatccatgaacatgaacaccCAGACACCAATGTCAAAACATAGTTCTAGTACAATGACCCAACTGTATGTGTATGCAAACTAGATTCATTTTTTTATCCAGCGATGCACTGGGGGTTTGAGCTCAGTTAGATATGCATGTATTTTCCTAAGGGTGTACAGTTAAAAAGTAGGTATCATAATAGAGCTctatgtaaaataaaacataccAACTGTAACATCTGTGGTTATGCCCACGCTCTGTAGAAGAGCCTCAGCTTCACGTCTTTTCTTCTCCAGGTCAGAGTCATCCTGAGGAAGTACGACCTCTTTCAGTTCCGcctagaaataaaaacaaacaaacataaaaacaccaATGATAACAATATTAAATTGACTGGATCTCAGGCAATACAGTAAAGCATCCAGTCTCTTCTGCTTAACCAGTTCAGTGCCAAAGTGGGCTAAAGCCGAGCTGTCATAGACTGAGAGGAGgggtacactctggacaggttgccagtctatcACAGGACTACACAACACATTAATATTGATTTATGACTTTTTTAGTGATTCACAGCTATGAGGAAGCCCATTCTCTAAATTAAAAAATTTGTACttaattgttttatgatgcactCTGTGCAAGAATCTTATTACTGCCAAAGGATATGACAAGTGCAGCAAAGAGCTGATCTGCAGGAACACCAGCAAGGATACATAACATTAATTTGGGGTGACTCTGTGGAGAGAAGGTGATCCACTAATTTTAAGGTCAGTGACTCGATCCCTGAGCTCCTTCAGCCTACATGTCAAAGGGTCTTTGGGCAAGATGTTTAATTCTAAACTTttcttcagtgtgtgattgAGAAAGAGCTGGAGGAACAGAATAAAGTGGTGTATGCTTGTATGTTTGTAGGCTATCAAATGCTAGGAGAGATATTTTGGAGAAGAAGAAACCGAAAAGATGGATGCTATTAAATACGTCTGAACACAGAGCAAACTAGATTTTGTACATCTCCATCATTTAAGAGAAAGGCACTGCTGATGTCTGTCATTTTACCATTTCCAGGCCGAATTGCAAGACGAAAAGGTCTGAGGTTTGCTTTTCCTCGTGTGCACACAAAGCTACTGTATTTTAATGTGTCAAGATAAGATTGTTATGACCTAGTGTTTGGCTTCTTAGCCAGAAATGTAGCACTGAGCATACGTGGACAGTGGGACAGTGTATTTACCCTTACTTAAAACAGCGACAGGTTGGTTAAGAGCACATATCTTACAAAATAAAGCTGCAGTCATGATACAGTGTTGTTTTACTTTCACCCAATCTGTGTTTCACTGAGAGGTTTTGCTCCATGACATAAGCCTTGCGACCAGGAAGTAAATGTTCTAAGTAAGAACTCATGTAAACTGGAGAATTTGGGGAAAATCCTCCTTAAAGGACAAACCTGGAGAACAAAACAACTTTCCTTTCCCATTCAATAATCTGTAGCCTTCATACCACAAAGAAATACAGCTATTATGGATAGGATGGATTATATGTTCAAAGGATGTGGAGGAAATAATCACACTAAAAGTAGCAACATGCAAATATCAATTAAGAAGAAGAGTTCTATATTGTCAGAACAGTATGAAAcagtcaaaacaggaaacaatcaAATGATCTACACGTGCTTTTAAATTACAGTGGAATATcggattatttttttattccaatcaCATTATAGAAGTTCAAAAAACATTATGTAATATAGCCAAGAATGGCTGGAGAGGGAGACTGACAAAAGGCATCAATATAGCTATCTACCAAAACACAGCTACTCTGCTAGAAGAAAATGCATACTGTACACTAGCCACCTCATATTGTTTTATCACATTAGGCCCAACTTGAGCTTGTTAATGCAATCTACTTACTATCAGTCAGTTGAGAAAAATCAATCcatgaaaaacattttacttttcTGTCTTACTTTTGCCATTCAAAACAAATGGTGTGGAATTTATTATCTATATAAACGCAGAAACCCTTAATACCTGCAGGGTTACATTTGGAttagaaattaaaaacattatCACTAATGGAACAGGGTTGCTTATCTTAATATAAATACCTTTCTCACCTACCTTTCTCAGAAGAACCTTATCTCTTTGTCAAGGGCCTTGGGATGTGTTGTGTGTATTAACCACTTTCTCCTACTCTAAACTTCATATGCAAATGGCCAAATAAGTTTGACGATTAATGTGGACCATTGTAAATGCATGTGAActaaatatttacaaaacattgttagcatacCTTCTTGCGCTCCTCTTCCTTccttctcttctcctctctgATTTGTGCTAAGCGTTGCTTCTTCCTTTCAAGCTCTGCTTTCAGCTCACTTTTGTCAGACATGATGCCAAAGCTGTATAAAAAGATACAGCTCTGTTATATTAAGTGTCGATTAAGATTAGTCTGAAATATAAAGTATTTATCAGCTAAAATTATAGCCAAAAAGTATCTGGACAAAGACACAATGTTTGTCATTTCAAtatgtgactgaagtgcaggctttcagctttaattcgtTTCACAGATTtagccaaatgctgcaaaactgatcagACAGCAAGTTCACAGTGCAAATGAGAAGTGGGATACTGTTCAATGGTCACCTGCTCTCAGCCCAATAAAGCATGCTTTTTAGATACTGAAGAcagagacccacaaacaagcagtaAAGGTCTGGCAGAGAGGAAACAAAGCATTTGAAGATGTCCATGGGGTATTGACGTCATGCAGTTATTGGTTGTAAAGAATTAACAACAGTCCTGTTATGTCCGTTGGTCCCGTTTCTTCTGAGTCTCTGAAAATTAGGAGGACTCCGTAATAAAACGCCTGTAACTCCGAAAGAGTTCATGCAAATCTTTGGTTAAACCCctcaaattaaagctgaaaatctGCCCTTCAAACACATCTCAGTCCTGTGATTAAAGTCTCCATGCGATTGGGTTTTGAATAATCaggcaaaaatacaaaaactgttACTTTCCAAAGATTATTTATATATCAAAGCATCAGAAGTGCCCTAGTGGTCTCGCTGTGTTTACAGGGTGTCCTATACCATAACTGAAAGCCAAGCATCTCATAACAGCTTCAGGAGCCTCTCACGACATTTCCGACAGCTTGTATCGACCCAACCTCTCACTGACCGCACAATTAAACCGACCAGTGTTTCAGCCTCCCCCCTGGGTAATTGAGTTAAATGTGTTAGCCGTGTATTATTTCTTCGCTTCATGTAAAGACTGGCTGACCAGTCATTGTCATTAGCTAGCTAACAGAGAGCCCCACCCTAGAGTCCGTTCAACCTCCCACACCCGCtaacctcacccggcccggtGTTACGTTATCCATGTAAGTTAGTTATTCCCGGTTCATATTAGCTTAATGTACCAATTAACTCAAAGCATTATGATGCTTTGTTTATTAGTTACACTGCAGTTTAAGGGAAACCCGCTAAGCAGCAAGGGCCTCGGCTATTGCTAACAGTAGCCTTCCGTGTTATTAGTAACTACTGTACTGGCATTACAGCGCTTTTCTCTTAATAAACACCCACTACTATctccatttattatttttatatttttcttgctGACTTCAAGGCAATAGAATATTTCCCCCTAGAGATCAACCCAAAAATAACGGCTAGAGATACATCACTTTGATAGAAGCTAGTTAGAGCAGCTAGCTACAGCAGTTAACCGGACTCCGGTCTGCAGCGCTGTCACGCTGACCACACGGTGAATAAAGACAGTTCGCTTACGAACACAGACATACTTTTACAGCAATGTGAAGCTACGGTTATATTGATGGTGATGTGTAGAGAACTAACCTTACAGAAAGTTTTGGACCTGTCACCAAAAGGCTTTAATCAACACTGAGCCAAAACAATTGGGCTCTCGACCAAAGTACAGGTGCCGAGTAGAGCCAAAAAGAGCCGCTCCGCCTTGACGTGGCTGTGCTGCTGTCATTTCCAGGCCATGCCAAGCATGCAGAGTTTAGAGTCTGTCAACAACTCTGGTAGCGAATTAACAGCAGGAGTATTATTGCTGAAGTCAGCTGCTCGTATCCGCAATTAATTTTGCACCGtttcttaagaaaaaaaatttattaaaaagacCGTATCAAGGACCTTCAGTCCTAATGGTTCATGTGATgcatgtacttttttttaattcctgcAGTATCCATACTGCAGTCAACTTTTGATGTTCAGTCACATTTTGCTCGAATTAAGTTGGATTTAATTAAAGCGATCCAAAATCCTGCGTTACTTATTTATGAACTTTTCCTTCACCCTGCTGGCAAGGAAAGAAGTGATTCTGACAaccttggtttctttctttttttctaattagTGCACCTGGTTAgtactgttttaaatgttccacgttttttttttcacatatgcaaaataatatatgtatatatattaaaaaaatattaacatctacaataataacaatacaaTCACTATCAAGAGCATGTAGTTTCTCTCTTTCACTACTGATTTAAATTTACAATGTGAATAATGGAGACATTTTATATGTATCAAATGTTTATTATAAAATATACTGTCAGTATCAAACTAAGAAAATACAATAGAGTATTTAGTGTATAGAAAACCTGCAGTGATTAAATTGTGCAGTGTATGCCTATTTTTAAATCATTGTGTAATCTTAATACAGTAGTAGCTCACCATTATTTACATGCACTTACATAAACACtggagaaatgaaaaaaaaaatcaaaatgaagtACTTTAAGGTGCGAGAgtgaaaactaaaaagaaacgAAGAGCAGTACAGGAATGTAACAATTTGATGCGTTCCTTTTGATTTCCCTTGTTCGTTTAAACTGGTTGCACATACATTAATCCactctttttttactttttctatcAGTTAACCTGTTCATCAAATTTGTTACTCCTCTTCCTGGCATCTCCAGCACCGTAAGCATCAGATCCATCCGGCAGTTGAGACAATGCTGAAGTGACTTTACTGTTGTCCTCACCTCCCCCATTGGTATGCAGACTATGCAAGATCTGGTCACTGGGGCGTTTCCAAGATGTTCGAGTGGCAATCCAAAGAATCAGACCTCCAAAAAGCACCAGGAGGACTCCCAGTACGTTCACAAAAGTTGCCTCTGGGGGAGAATCCTTATACTTTGGGTCTTTCCTTTTGTGATGTAAACAGAGGAAAGTTATTCTCACTGTTCAGCATTTACACTGTATTCATCTCATTTTTAACTACTCTCACTCTCTATTTTAATACTTACAGGCCAAAGATGAGTTTCTCTGTGATGCCCATAAGTGCCACGGCTATGACACTGGTAAAAAGTAAAAGACCGCTGTAGACGTGGAGAGGCATAAACGCTGCTCTCCAGGACACAGGTGTAACTGGTATCAAGTACATGCCAACTCCAAGAACAAGCTGCCCattgaaagagagagacagataaaACCCACTTCAGATCTGAAGACTGCTGTCCACTATGACTTAGTCTTTTAGAACCACCAGTAAGAGGTTCAGAGAAAAATGAGAAAGCTATACTGTTATACTTTAGATGTGTTAACAGTCCAGTCTAATGGTAGTAGTAGCTACAAAAACCCTGCAATAACTGTGCTTCTTAGGTAAAATGTTAGACGACACTCTTATCTTCAATATGTAACAAAAGTAGGTCTTTGTTGTAACTGCTTTAAAAATACCAAATGATTGCATCTATTTACCTGCAGACCGTACAGTATAACAGCCGTGAGGCCCAGCCAGCTGTGCAGACTGTACATGTTGGGAATGTTGGCACCATTGTGGAAGTCAAAAACTGCCACCATGGCTATAACAGCAAAAACGAAGGCTAACAAATTCAGTCCTGCATGAATGAACTTCATCATGAGTTTGCTGCACTGCCAGGTCCAGGGGAGCCTGTAGACTATTATTGCTGCAAGAGAGAGTAAGACAGGCAGTTAGCAACAACTTAAGGCAacaataaagcttttttttttttttttaattaaaataaaataaatttgactACATATTTCTAAAGTTGTAGGCTTACTTGCTTTATACTATCTAGGATGTAATGTTTGGGTCTCATAGCCTCATGAAAATcatagggggggggggaagcacaCAGGTGTTGTAATGCATGTAAAATCTATATGCCATGTCACAGTGCATGTTCAATCATAAGTTTCTCTCTTTAGATGAAGGACGAGTGTACTGCCAGCTTGTGATTCCCTCATTACGCAATGAAGGCTAGAATCAGGCAGGCAAGCAATCCAAGCCAGCCCACTTtgaaaaagtctttgaaaaaTGTGAAGGAAGACGTcaattttggatttttatttgcaCCTTTTAATCCCGCAGATGTCGTggtataagaaaaagaagtgcactTTCAACAGTTAGTCTCAATTATGTCTTATAAAGATAATAAAGACCCTTCTTACCTATCCCCTGCAAGAAAATAAATCCAGTGACTGCTAATACCGGATGCCAGTTGAATTCGGCGAGCCCTCCATCCCAGGCCAAACCTTCCTTAAAATACAGAACCCATCTGAAGACGAAGATTATGGAAACAAAGCCGGCGGCGGTGGCGGCACACAAAGCCAGCAAGAAGTGCTTCAGGTTCTCCATCGGCGTCTGCAGCGGGGGAGAGGCAGAGACTGGACCGGAGCGGCTGCTGTCAGGTACAATAACAACTTACAACTCAGCGCTGCCCGTTGAGGAGGGACCGCGGTCACGTGACCCCGAGCTGAGAAAACGTTTGGAGGGAGGGTGTTTTGCAACTTTTGTCGTTACAGAAGAGAGTC
This window of the Maylandia zebra isolate NMK-2024a linkage group LG16, Mzebra_GT3a, whole genome shotgun sequence genome carries:
- the cybrd1 gene encoding plasma membrane ascorbate-dependent reductase CYBRD1, which codes for MENLKHFLLALCAATAAGFVSIIFVFRWVLYFKEGLAWDGGLAEFNWHPVLAVTGFIFLQGIAIIVYRLPWTWQCSKLMMKFIHAGLNLLAFVFAVIAMVAVFDFHNGANIPNMYSLHSWLGLTAVILYGLQLVLGVGMYLIPVTPVSWRAAFMPLHVYSGLLLFTSVIAVALMGITEKLIFGLKDPKYKDSPPEATFVNVLGVLLVLFGGLILWIATRTSWKRPSDQILHSLHTNGGGEDNSKVTSALSQLPDGSDAYGAGDARKRSNKFDEQVN